One genomic segment of Amycolatopsis sp. Hca4 includes these proteins:
- a CDS encoding SGNH/GDSL hydrolase family protein — MRRFPAVGAAVLAGLGLLTASGSANPESAVPVLAQHAVGGWVGTWAAAPASAVPNTPDGYPGYSIRNVVHTSAGGGRARVHLSNAFGAAPLTFGHVTVAVQATGPDAVPGTLRSLTFGGAPSVVVPAGAEALSDPVNLRVPADTNLLVTTYVPVKSGPVTYHPAAAQTSYFTRAGDFAASESGTPYTEQTSVWHYVSGVDVQGGAEASIVTLGDSITDGVGSVSGANHRWPDYLADRLHGRYGVLNAGISANRLLLDVPGSGAGQNALSRFDRDVLSVGGVRTIIVLEGINDIQQDPHQTDPAAITSAYRQLVAQAHARGIRVLGGTLTPFKGWRVYDDTLEATRQAVNSFIRTGGVFDGVADFDAAVRDPADPLRMLPAYDSGDHLHPGDAGYERMAAAVRLDRL, encoded by the coding sequence ATGCGACGTTTCCCGGCCGTGGGCGCGGCCGTCCTGGCGGGCCTCGGACTCCTCACCGCGTCCGGGAGCGCGAACCCCGAGAGCGCGGTCCCGGTCCTCGCGCAGCACGCGGTCGGCGGCTGGGTCGGCACCTGGGCCGCGGCGCCCGCGTCCGCCGTCCCGAACACGCCGGACGGCTACCCGGGCTACTCGATCCGCAACGTCGTGCACACCAGTGCCGGCGGCGGGCGCGCCCGCGTCCACCTGTCGAACGCCTTCGGTGCCGCTCCCCTGACCTTCGGGCACGTCACCGTGGCGGTCCAGGCCACCGGGCCGGACGCCGTGCCGGGCACCCTGCGCTCGCTGACCTTCGGCGGCGCCCCGAGCGTCGTCGTGCCCGCCGGGGCCGAGGCGCTGAGCGATCCGGTGAACCTGCGGGTGCCCGCCGACACCAACCTGCTCGTGACGACGTACGTGCCGGTGAAGTCCGGGCCGGTGACCTACCACCCGGCCGCGGCGCAGACGTCGTACTTCACCCGCGCCGGCGACTTCGCCGCCAGCGAGTCCGGCACCCCGTACACCGAGCAGACATCCGTGTGGCACTACGTTTCCGGTGTCGACGTCCAGGGCGGTGCCGAGGCTTCGATCGTGACGCTCGGCGACTCGATCACCGACGGCGTCGGCTCGGTCTCCGGCGCCAACCACCGCTGGCCGGACTACCTCGCCGACCGCCTGCACGGCCGCTACGGCGTGCTCAACGCGGGCATCAGCGCGAACCGGCTGCTGCTCGACGTGCCCGGCTCCGGCGCCGGCCAGAACGCGCTTTCCCGCTTCGACCGCGACGTGCTCAGCGTCGGCGGCGTGCGGACGATCATCGTGCTGGAGGGCATCAACGACATCCAGCAGGACCCCCACCAGACCGACCCGGCCGCGATCACCTCGGCGTACCGCCAGCTGGTCGCGCAGGCGCACGCGCGCGGCATCCGCGTCCTCGGCGGCACGCTCACGCCGTTCAAGGGCTGGCGCGTGTACGACGACACCCTCGAAGCGACCCGCCAGGCGGTGAACAGCTTCATCCGCACCGGCGGGGTCTTCGACGGGGTCGCCGACTTCGACGCGGCCGTGCGCGATCCGGCCGACCCGCTCCGGATGCTCCCGGCCTACGACTCCGGCGACCACCTCCACCCCGGCGACGCCGGCTACGAGCGGATGGCCGCCGCCGTCCGGCTCGACCGGCTCTGA
- a CDS encoding alpha-L-fucosidase — MSTFPRRQALGIALGGAVALSAAGRAPAGAAVPADAEADRAGTPIVPPPPPVPVALGAWFTNDGIDSASATGGDFDGSGYTFPAEHIPAGQTVTAGGVPFELGSAAAGAKNNIAATGQRIDLPKGRYFAAYFLVAASYGAAGGPATVHYADGSTSTGSLSGPDWYTGSGALVSPFRYAPGGVVDQNPVSLATGQVWLDPAREAVALTLPTTANPAPNVSSLHVFALTLQPVAVGRSALVLDGRSTANLLTDGGPQAAEATIVNAGTVWLGAGDRVSVTLDVPGGRTTVPATIRALAPGEQATVRLGLAPNASVPPGTTTNGQLRVSAGRGTLATRQIPVTLGVPDFRPADGSLSAHRAPYWFDDSKFGIFIHWGVYAVPAWAPVGQQYAEWYWQNQQDPNGATYAYHRQKYGENFAYDDFIPLFTAAKFDPRSWLNLISDAGAEYYVLTSKHHDGFALWDTKVSDRNSVKLGPKRNIIAELFAASRKYTPQLRNGLYFSLPEWFNPDNPWMGHAPRNPYTGAPLPYTGYTAGKDFVRDYQAPQVLELISEFDPDVLWFDIGGVNDTRNVISEYFNRAKNRKRPKDVTYNDRGGIPDHDFTTPEYTTYPNTVVAKWEASRGLDPFSYGYNRATPDDRYMTAEEVVRTLVDIVSKNGNFLLDIGPDFDGTIPDVMQKHLRDAGAWLKVNGEAIYGTTYWSRLAQLGDLRFTVKQNEAFYVHSLTAPGSRLVVDAPVPIRRGDRVTLLGYRGNLHWSVENGALVIDVPAATRQAGRYTWVFKIAWS; from the coding sequence GTGTCGACCTTCCCCCGCCGTCAAGCCCTCGGCATCGCCCTGGGCGGTGCGGTCGCGCTCAGCGCGGCCGGCCGCGCACCCGCCGGTGCCGCCGTCCCCGCCGACGCCGAAGCCGACCGCGCCGGCACCCCGATCGTCCCGCCCCCGCCGCCCGTGCCGGTCGCCCTCGGCGCCTGGTTCACCAACGACGGCATCGACAGCGCGTCGGCCACCGGCGGCGACTTCGACGGCTCGGGCTACACCTTCCCGGCCGAGCACATCCCCGCCGGGCAGACCGTCACCGCCGGCGGTGTCCCGTTCGAGCTCGGGTCCGCGGCCGCCGGGGCGAAGAACAACATCGCCGCCACCGGCCAGCGGATCGACCTGCCGAAGGGCCGCTACTTCGCCGCGTACTTCCTCGTCGCGGCCAGCTACGGCGCGGCGGGCGGCCCGGCGACCGTGCACTACGCCGACGGCAGCACGAGCACCGGGTCCCTCTCCGGCCCCGACTGGTACACCGGCAGCGGCGCGCTCGTCTCGCCGTTCCGCTACGCACCCGGCGGTGTCGTCGACCAAAACCCGGTTTCCCTGGCCACCGGCCAGGTCTGGCTGGACCCGGCCCGCGAAGCCGTCGCGCTGACCCTGCCCACGACGGCGAACCCGGCGCCGAACGTCTCCAGCCTGCACGTCTTCGCCCTCACCCTCCAGCCGGTCGCGGTGGGCCGCTCGGCGCTGGTCCTCGACGGCCGGTCGACGGCGAACCTGCTGACCGACGGCGGTCCGCAGGCCGCCGAAGCGACCATCGTCAACGCCGGCACCGTGTGGCTCGGCGCGGGCGACCGGGTGAGCGTCACCCTCGACGTGCCCGGCGGCCGGACGACCGTGCCCGCGACCATCCGTGCGCTGGCGCCGGGGGAGCAGGCGACGGTCCGGCTCGGGCTCGCCCCGAACGCGTCCGTGCCGCCCGGCACCACGACGAACGGCCAGCTCCGCGTCAGCGCCGGCCGCGGCACCCTCGCCACCCGGCAGATCCCGGTCACCCTCGGGGTCCCGGACTTCCGGCCGGCCGACGGGTCACTCTCGGCGCACCGCGCGCCCTACTGGTTCGACGACAGCAAGTTCGGCATCTTCATCCACTGGGGTGTCTACGCCGTGCCCGCGTGGGCGCCGGTGGGGCAGCAGTACGCGGAGTGGTACTGGCAGAACCAGCAGGACCCGAACGGCGCCACCTACGCCTACCACCGGCAGAAGTACGGCGAGAACTTCGCCTACGACGACTTCATCCCGCTCTTCACCGCGGCGAAGTTCGACCCGCGCAGCTGGCTGAACCTCATTTCGGACGCCGGTGCCGAGTACTACGTGCTGACGTCCAAGCACCACGACGGCTTCGCGTTGTGGGACACCAAGGTCAGTGACCGCAACTCGGTCAAGCTCGGCCCGAAGCGGAACATCATCGCCGAGCTGTTCGCGGCGTCGCGGAAGTACACCCCGCAACTGCGCAACGGCCTGTACTTCTCCCTGCCGGAGTGGTTCAACCCGGACAACCCGTGGATGGGGCACGCGCCGCGCAACCCCTACACCGGCGCGCCGCTGCCCTACACCGGCTACACCGCGGGGAAGGACTTCGTCCGCGACTACCAGGCGCCCCAGGTCCTGGAGCTGATCTCGGAATTCGACCCCGACGTCCTGTGGTTCGACATCGGCGGCGTCAACGACACGCGGAACGTGATCTCCGAGTACTTCAACCGCGCGAAGAACCGCAAGCGCCCCAAGGACGTCACCTACAACGACCGCGGCGGCATCCCCGACCACGACTTCACCACCCCGGAGTACACGACCTACCCGAACACCGTGGTGGCGAAGTGGGAGGCCAGCCGCGGCCTCGACCCGTTCTCCTACGGCTACAACCGCGCGACCCCCGACGACCGGTACATGACGGCGGAGGAGGTCGTCCGCACGCTCGTCGACATCGTGTCGAAGAACGGCAACTTCCTGCTCGACATCGGCCCGGACTTCGACGGCACGATCCCGGACGTCATGCAGAAGCACCTGCGGGACGCGGGCGCGTGGCTGAAGGTCAACGGCGAGGCCATCTACGGCACGACGTACTGGTCCCGGCTGGCGCAGCTCGGCGACCTGCGCTTCACGGTCAAGCAGAACGAAGCCTTCTACGTGCACTCGCTGACCGCGCCGGGCAGCCGCCTGGTGGTCGACGCGCCGGTCCCGATCCGCCGCGGTGACCGGGTGACGCTGCTCGGGTACCGCGGGAACCTGCACTGGAGCGTGGAAAACGGCGCGCTGGTGATCGACGTCCCGGCCGCCACCCGGCAGGCGGGCCGCTACACGTGGGTGTTCAAGATCGCCTGGAGCTGA
- a CDS encoding UvrD-helicase domain-containing protein gives MHELSAEQEHLNVLYTRLDALRAEAAAALARGHAPGVWRAEVARLAAAEDGLCFGRLDLTGGRRVHIGRLGLFTGDDEPLLVDWRAPAARPFYTATAADPGEVVRRRRITTRGRTVVALDDELLDPDAPADGLVGEAALLAAVTAERTGRMRDIVTTLQAEQDRIVRDDARGVLVVQGGPGTGKTAVALHRVAYLLYTHEHLRTRGVLVLGPSRVFLDYIGQVLPGLGEHRVVTATVPDLVPGVAVTRVDTAAEAARKGRADMAARLAERVRAAVRVPEEAVTVEFEQQVLRLDPAALRRAVQTARETGLPHNPARHVFHREVVAALAGELAARAEALVFTETGEALDGGSADGRLGEAELRALAAAGVVLGPEDDDGPRTLLDEVDREALRTALLADPGVRDVLDGLWPALTPAEVVEGPWSAADVPLLDEAAALLGGSVPVFGHVVVDEAQELSEMDWRVLLRRCPSRSMTVVGDLAQTGTAAGATSWDRVPRPHRLAQLTVGYRTPREVMAAAAEVLAVHHPALRPPTSVRASGEPPWRQATDDVPGVLAGLAGEHTTGKLAIIAPEADGPAAALGLRRPPDPADDVVVLTPAEAKGLEFDAVVIADPAAVLAAGPHGPNDLYVAMTRATRSLGVVHSGPVPRELRSLAERPVSSRRS, from the coding sequence ATGCACGAACTCAGCGCCGAACAGGAGCACCTGAACGTCCTCTACACGCGCCTCGACGCCCTCCGGGCGGAGGCGGCCGCCGCGCTCGCCCGCGGCCACGCGCCCGGCGTGTGGCGGGCCGAGGTGGCGCGGCTGGCGGCCGCCGAGGACGGCCTGTGCTTCGGCCGGCTGGACCTGACCGGCGGCCGTCGCGTCCACATCGGACGGCTCGGGCTGTTCACCGGCGACGACGAACCGCTGCTCGTGGACTGGCGCGCACCCGCCGCCCGGCCGTTCTACACCGCGACCGCCGCCGACCCGGGCGAAGTCGTCCGCCGACGGCGGATCACCACCCGCGGCCGGACGGTCGTGGCCCTCGACGACGAACTGCTCGATCCCGACGCGCCGGCCGACGGGCTGGTCGGCGAGGCCGCCCTGCTCGCCGCGGTGACGGCCGAGCGCACCGGGCGGATGCGGGACATCGTCACGACGCTGCAGGCCGAGCAGGACCGAATCGTCCGCGACGACGCCAGGGGCGTGCTGGTGGTGCAGGGCGGGCCCGGCACCGGCAAGACGGCCGTCGCCCTGCACCGGGTCGCCTATCTGCTCTACACCCACGAACACCTGCGCACCCGCGGGGTGCTCGTCCTCGGCCCGAGCCGGGTCTTCCTCGACTACATCGGCCAGGTGCTGCCCGGTCTCGGCGAGCACCGGGTGGTCACGGCGACCGTGCCCGACCTCGTTCCCGGCGTCGCCGTCACCCGGGTGGACACCGCCGCGGAAGCCGCCCGCAAGGGCCGGGCCGACATGGCGGCCCGGCTGGCCGAACGCGTCCGCGCCGCGGTCCGGGTCCCCGAAGAGGCCGTGACCGTCGAGTTCGAACAGCAGGTGCTGCGGCTGGATCCGGCGGCGCTCCGCCGGGCCGTGCAGACGGCAAGGGAGACCGGGCTGCCGCACAACCCGGCCCGTCACGTGTTCCACCGGGAGGTGGTCGCCGCGCTGGCCGGGGAGCTGGCCGCCCGGGCGGAGGCGCTGGTGTTCACCGAGACCGGCGAGGCGCTCGACGGCGGCAGTGCGGACGGCCGCCTCGGCGAGGCGGAACTGCGGGCGCTGGCCGCCGCGGGGGTGGTGCTCGGCCCGGAGGACGACGACGGCCCGCGCACGCTGCTGGACGAGGTGGACCGGGAAGCGTTGCGGACGGCCCTGCTCGCCGACCCCGGCGTCCGGGACGTGCTCGACGGGCTGTGGCCGGCGCTGACCCCGGCGGAGGTGGTCGAGGGGCCGTGGAGCGCCGCGGACGTCCCGTTGCTGGACGAGGCCGCCGCATTGCTCGGCGGAAGTGTGCCGGTGTTCGGGCACGTCGTGGTCGACGAGGCCCAGGAACTGTCCGAAATGGACTGGCGGGTGCTGCTGCGCCGCTGCCCGTCCCGGTCGATGACCGTCGTCGGGGACCTGGCCCAGACCGGGACCGCGGCCGGGGCCACGTCGTGGGACCGGGTGCCGCGGCCGCACCGGCTGGCGCAGCTGACCGTCGGCTACCGCACCCCGCGGGAGGTCATGGCGGCCGCGGCGGAAGTGCTGGCCGTCCACCACCCGGCGTTGCGGCCGCCGACCTCGGTGCGGGCGAGCGGGGAACCGCCGTGGCGGCAGGCCACCGACGACGTCCCCGGTGTGCTCGCCGGGCTCGCCGGCGAGCACACCACGGGGAAGCTGGCGATCATCGCGCCGGAGGCGGACGGGCCGGCGGCCGCACTCGGGCTGCGGCGGCCGCCGGACCCGGCCGACGACGTGGTGGTGCTGACCCCGGCCGAAGCCAAGGGGCTGGAGTTCGACGCGGTGGTGATCGCCGACCCCGCCGCCGTCCTCGCGGCCGGCCCGCACGGACCCAACGACCTCTACGTGGCCATGACGCGGGCCACCCGGTCGCTCGGTGTCGTCCATTCCGGGCCGGTGCCGCGGGAACTGCGCTCGCTGGCGGAACGGCCGGTCAGCTCCAGGCGATCTTGA
- a CDS encoding 4-hydroxybenzoate 3-monooxygenase, producing the protein MVARRTAVAVVGAGPAGLTVANLLRRAGIPCVLLEAQSRAFIEQRPRAGFIEEWAVRGLERRGLGARLVAKAPRHGKFEFRFGGQRHVFRYADVTGQRHFVYPQQLLVTDLVAQYAEAGGEAVFEVSDVELHDLTSGSPAVTFRAGGTEHYVDCDFVAGCDGARGVCQGYLPAESTVKAHHDYGIGWLALLAEAPPSADGVLFGIHPRGFAAHMARTPTVTRFYLQTAPGETEADWPDERVWAELHARLTVPGGAITEGKLVEKRILDMHNYVVEPMSHGRLHLAGESAHLVAPIAAKGMNLALHDAFLLAEAFQAHYAGDPAPLAGYSAACLPLVWQYQEFSLWLSDIFHHTAAAGENPFAARIAEARMRRLLGSPAAAAAFAELYVGKNADFSRRG; encoded by the coding sequence ATGGTGGCGAGGCGCACGGCGGTGGCCGTGGTGGGGGCGGGCCCGGCCGGGCTCACGGTGGCGAACCTGCTGCGGCGCGCGGGAATCCCTTGCGTGCTGCTGGAGGCGCAGAGCCGGGCGTTCATCGAACAGCGGCCGCGGGCCGGGTTCATCGAGGAGTGGGCCGTCCGCGGGCTCGAACGGCGGGGGCTCGGCGCCCGGCTCGTCGCGAAGGCGCCGCGGCACGGGAAGTTCGAGTTCCGGTTCGGCGGGCAGCGGCACGTCTTCCGCTACGCCGACGTCACCGGCCAGCGGCATTTCGTGTACCCGCAACAGCTTCTGGTGACCGACCTGGTCGCGCAGTACGCCGAGGCCGGCGGTGAGGCGGTCTTCGAGGTGTCCGACGTCGAGCTGCACGACCTGACGTCGGGCTCCCCCGCCGTCACGTTCCGGGCCGGCGGCACCGAGCACTACGTCGACTGCGACTTCGTCGCCGGCTGCGACGGCGCCCGCGGGGTCTGCCAGGGGTACCTGCCGGCGGAATCGACGGTGAAAGCCCACCACGACTACGGAATCGGCTGGCTGGCCCTGCTCGCGGAGGCGCCGCCGTCCGCCGACGGCGTGCTGTTCGGCATCCACCCGCGCGGGTTCGCCGCGCACATGGCGCGGACGCCGACGGTGACGCGGTTCTACCTGCAGACCGCACCGGGCGAGACCGAGGCGGACTGGCCGGACGAGCGCGTGTGGGCGGAGCTGCACGCGCGGCTCACCGTGCCCGGCGGCGCCATCACCGAAGGGAAGCTGGTCGAGAAGCGCATCCTCGACATGCACAACTACGTCGTCGAGCCGATGTCGCACGGCCGGCTGCACCTGGCGGGCGAGTCCGCGCACCTGGTCGCCCCGATCGCGGCCAAGGGCATGAACCTCGCCCTGCACGACGCGTTCCTGCTCGCCGAGGCGTTCCAGGCGCACTACGCGGGCGACCCGGCGCCGCTGGCCGGTTACTCCGCGGCCTGCCTGCCGCTGGTCTGGCAGTACCAGGAGTTCTCGCTGTGGCTGTCGGACATCTTCCACCACACCGCGGCCGCGGGCGAGAACCCGTTCGCGGCGCGCATCGCCGAGGCCCGGATGCGCCGATTGCTCGGTTCGCCCGCGGCCGCGGCGGCGTTCGCGGAGCTCTACGTCGGCAAGAACGCCGACTTCTCCAGGCGCGGCTGA
- a CDS encoding glycosyltransferase family 39 protein has translation MGALPRFAALPIGIVVAGQAVVLTALSGRYGFHRDELYFVAAGRRPDWGYVDNPPITPWLARASTAVFGETPVGLRVVATLLGMATVVVVALIAREFGGGRGVQLFTAIATASSTYVLVVSHMLATNSADVLLWSVLALFALRLLRTGDGRWWLAIGAAAGLGLANKWLVLLLLSGLGVGVAVTGPRRVLRTRWLAAGVGIALVLAAPVVLWQASHGWPMLTVAGGISEDDGAANRLLFVPMQLVLLSPVLVPVWIAGLVRPWREPGLRWARPLAVAYPVVCAELLIVGGKPYYSVPLLLPLVALGAEPALRWLGRGGTARRVLTGAAAAVCVAVSVLIGLPVVPAAALNGPLLAMNKEPGEQVGWPDFAGSVAGVWQRIPDTERDTAVILAGNYGEAGALERYGPELGLPQPYSPHMSYADWGPPPDRLVGPVLLVGRVRPDFPAARLITRCRLVAKHHNAAGVDNDEEGVPLSLCEPARPWSEAWPRLRRYY, from the coding sequence ATGGGGGCGCTACCGCGGTTCGCCGCGCTGCCGATCGGGATCGTCGTCGCCGGGCAGGCCGTCGTGCTGACCGCCCTGTCCGGGCGTTACGGCTTCCACCGCGACGAGCTCTACTTCGTCGCCGCGGGCCGCCGCCCGGATTGGGGATACGTCGACAATCCGCCGATCACGCCGTGGCTCGCCCGGGCGTCGACGGCGGTGTTCGGCGAGACACCGGTGGGCCTGCGGGTGGTCGCGACCCTGCTCGGGATGGCGACCGTCGTGGTCGTCGCGCTGATCGCCCGCGAGTTCGGCGGCGGCCGCGGCGTCCAGCTGTTCACCGCGATCGCGACGGCGTCGTCGACCTACGTCCTGGTCGTGTCGCACATGCTGGCGACCAACTCCGCGGACGTGCTGCTGTGGTCGGTGCTCGCGCTGTTCGCGCTGCGGCTGCTGCGCACCGGGGACGGCCGGTGGTGGCTCGCGATCGGGGCCGCCGCGGGCCTCGGCCTGGCGAACAAGTGGCTCGTGCTGCTCCTGCTGTCCGGGCTCGGTGTCGGCGTGGCCGTCACCGGGCCGCGCCGGGTGCTGCGAACCCGGTGGCTCGCCGCCGGCGTCGGGATCGCCCTCGTGCTCGCCGCGCCGGTGGTGCTCTGGCAGGCGTCGCACGGCTGGCCGATGCTCACCGTGGCCGGCGGGATCAGCGAGGACGACGGCGCCGCGAACCGGCTGCTGTTCGTGCCGATGCAGCTGGTCCTGCTCTCCCCCGTGCTGGTGCCGGTGTGGATCGCCGGGCTCGTGCGGCCGTGGCGCGAACCCGGGCTGCGCTGGGCCCGCCCGCTGGCCGTCGCCTACCCCGTGGTGTGCGCCGAACTGCTGATCGTGGGCGGGAAACCGTACTACTCGGTGCCGCTGCTGCTGCCGCTGGTGGCGCTGGGCGCCGAGCCGGCGCTGCGCTGGCTGGGCCGGGGCGGCACGGCCCGGCGGGTGCTGACCGGCGCGGCCGCCGCGGTGTGCGTGGCCGTGTCCGTCCTCATCGGACTCCCGGTGGTGCCCGCGGCGGCGCTGAACGGCCCGCTGCTGGCGATGAACAAGGAACCGGGCGAGCAGGTCGGCTGGCCGGACTTCGCCGGCAGCGTCGCCGGGGTGTGGCAGCGGATCCCGGACACCGAGCGCGACACCGCGGTGATCCTCGCCGGGAACTACGGCGAGGCGGGCGCGCTCGAGCGGTACGGGCCGGAGCTCGGGCTGCCGCAGCCGTACTCGCCGCACATGTCTTACGCGGACTGGGGCCCGCCGCCGGACCGGCTGGTCGGCCCGGTGCTGCTCGTCGGCCGTGTCCGGCCGGACTTCCCCGCGGCCCGGCTGATCACGCGGTGCCGCTTGGTCGCCAAGCACCACAACGCCGCCGGCGTCGACAACGACGAGGAAGGCGTGCCGCTTTCGCTGTGCGAGCCGGCCCGGCCGTGGTCGGAGGCGTGGCCCCGACTGCGGCGTTATTACTGA